AGATAAAAAGCCATGTGGAAATAAGTACAAAAATAGCTACCGTGACAAATTATGCAATCCATCTACTCACTAAGTTCTTTGTTGCCTATATAAAAATTATAACCTTTACACATTGCATATAGTCCACCAAAACTTTCTGTGCCCCTCCTGTCTTCAGTTTGGCCACCCAGCCACACATAGACCATCTGACTTTCAacacccttctttctctttatgtaAACTCCAAGTCAAAAGCTGGCCAGCCATGGCAAATAAAATGTTTTCTTGAAGCATGTTaagtgtgcacacacacacacacacacacacacacacacacacacacacacacacacacacacacacacacacacacacacacacacacacacacacacacacacacacacacacacacacacacacacacacacacacacacacacacacacacacacacacacacacactaatggtaGGTCTTTTGCTGACCATactttttgtctcttccttcttaatttttatGCTCAAGTACACTATATTAGTTGAAAAGTGCAGACTGGGGATTTCCCATAGGTGGGATGGAGGTGGTGTGATTTGAATACAAAATACTTATGAGAATTGAGATTAATCAAATTTACTGGGACTGAATATGTACCAAATTGTCAGAAACATGTATGGTGTGCCATACTTCTGGTGGCCACACCTGTCAATTGGCTTAATGATGGAGTGAATAAACTCACCAGATTTGTGTAAACATAGAAAGCACTGCCAAATTTCCATGGCTAAATATaattgaatacaataacactactgttgtttttccttaactttttcaTAGTCATTGCATTACTATGAATATgtaccaattttttttcccattgcaTCATCcaccatccatctatctcttctACTGCAAGTTACTTGCCTCAGTGGTGAAATCAGAGTCAATTACAGCAGCTCCCTGATGAGAGGGTACTATACAATGTGAGATGAAGGCATAGATAAAAATAATCTACTTTAGTGtatagtaaagaagaagaaagaaagaaagaaaaaaaaaaaaaaagagagagagagagagaatctttttaTTACAAGATGTGGTAACAACAATCATTCTGCAGTGTAGAGTTGTCTTTCAATACAAACTGACTGTTGTCCAATACATTATATTCTACAAGAAGATACTaccctgctttccttcctgcaTGCCGTGATGAATGAATACATCATGGATCCTTTCATATGACAgatttttattataataatttGTAAGTACCATGAAAATATCAATATAGAATAGCTGATATTGATGTTAGcaatataagagagaaagagagagagagagagagagaagtttcctTTCAAACGTCTAAGCAATCCTGCATCATTATTTAATGGAACTAGTATTTTCACTGaccttccctcctcatccttcccctaTATCcctattcctttccctcccctcctcacccATTCACTTTTCCAtctcccccttttcccctttgcCTACAAACAGGGGACGGAGTCTGTGCTGCTCACAGAGAGGCGTGGATGTTGATAGAGCCTAAAGGCCCACACCTGGAAAGTGCAAACAATCGCAAACCAGCCGCCCACTGCTcctttgatgatgataataataatgatatgataataataataataataataataataataataataattataataataacaataatgataataataataataataatgataataataataataataataactgataatactaacaataataacaataataataataataataataataataataataataataataataacaataataaaaacaataagtgatgataataataataataataataacaacaacaataattcttataataattataataataataataataatagtagcaataatgctaataataataataatattattattattatttttattattattattattattattattattattattattattaattataataacaacaacaacaacaataaaaaagtaataataataatagtaataaagaataaataataataataataataataataataataataatattattattattattttttattattatcaattataataataataacaacaacaacaaaacaaattataataataataacaataataataatgataataatgataataataataataatattattattatttttattattattattattactactattattattattattattattattattattattattattattaattacaataataacaattattgttattattattattattatcattattattatttttattattattatttttattgttatcaattataataataataacaacaacaacaaaactaattataataataataacaataataataatgataataatgataatgataataataataataataatatttttttttattattattattattattattattatgtgtgtgtgtgtgtgtattgtgtataataataataataataataataataataataataataataataataataataataataataataataataataataataataataataataataataataacgacgacgacgacaacaacaacaacaacaataacaacaataatcattGCTATAATCAAAACTAAGCCGACAATAACAGCGTAGTGTTTGACAGAAGCGTAAAGCAGCAGAAGTGAATATTTATGTAGGATTGTGGTTATTTTTGCGCCTCACGTCCAAAGCCAATTATCTTTGGCGGTGAGACATTGCAGGGAAACCAAGAGTTGTCACCCCGCGCTGTGCAATGCCTCCCCGCGCAGCCTGCCACGCCCACCAGCCTGCTCGCGCCTCCTACCGCCctgatatttattattttttatttacctatctggtttcttatccatcttttttttatatttagcatGGAAAAGAtagcagacagaaaaaaaaaaaaaactgcagaacAAACTTATTTcattgcgacacacacacacacacacacacacacacactgtcatgtCCTTTTCAGTACgtacatacaaaacaaaaacaaaatggcaCTGTCACATACACCTCTACACATATTTAATGTATTTCGCTCATGTCTCTGACTCGTGTcgtatttgcttttcttttttccgatTTTCGTTTCCGTCACAAAGTTTATCTTGTGCATTGTcttacctttcattttttttttcctttttaacaacAGTAATATATCCATGCAATTTCATAATTCGGCGTCACGTGACCTATTTGTCGCGGCGCCACATAAGGAATTCTTTTAATCACTATAGTCACTGGCAACTAAAACATCGGCAGTAAGTTATTATCTTCTATGCAAGCCTTCTTACCCTCTTCTGCGCCATCTGCCCACGACTTGAACTCGACCATTTAAAAGAgaaatttcaaaacatttatcccattaTTTTGGCCAACTCTCTTGATCTAGCTTGTTCGAGGACTAGCATCTCAGTAGGCCTTTTTGTTTGAtagttttttgttgtctttggccagttttcccctcttacataaaaaacaacaacaacaacaacaacaactggcaACAGTCCTCTGTCACTACAATCTAACATTCTCCTCCGGACCCatgaattattttttcttccttatctcctcgtCCGTTCTTTCCAAGAACATAGCCTACAGTCTGTACTGTCTATCAAACTACACATGTTTGTATATCATCCCTCACCCCTGCCATACGTTATTAGTGCAAGTAGTAACTCTAAAATATGAAATTCACAAATGAATTTTTACAACTTAATTGAAATTCGCTTTTATTGTCTACATCTTCCACCTACTTGCCAAACCAGTCATCACatacattttcattttactcttAAACCATGCAttatatgaatatatgtctgtatatgcgcagagagagagagagagagagagagagagagagagagagagagaaagggggagggggtaGTCCTGGCAGTGTTTAAGGCGTAACTCAATGGTGGCGAGGGAAACGGTGCTCTTAACCTTACTCTAGAACTTAAAATCAACCGAACTCACAATAATATTATAGTCATGTATCTTTGCCAGACGTCCCCAAGACATTGCCCCATGCCAAACTATCGTACGAAACCACAAAGGTTGGTTGATTAGACTTCTTTGtctacattgaaaaaaaaaaaagaataaataaataaaataaataaataaataaaaaatagataaaaaaaaacatattacacacacatttcttccaTACCCATCCATGATccatcgccacacacacacacgcacacacacacacacacacacacactgttgttaCGTGAATGGCTGttgatgggaaaaaagaaaaaaaaacgaaagaaaaataggaaaaggaaaatatgccaATATTTACATGATGACTTACCAATTCTATATAAACGAATTCAAAAGCGACACAAGGAAACATCAAGTAAGAAATTTTTGGAAGTTTAAAGAAGCTCGTCTTGACTATGCATAAGGGAACCACAGTTTACAGATACCTGGCAAGAAGAAAAACCGCAGAAGTAATTACCAACAACGTATTATCATTTCAAGACACTGGAAATCAATACAATCAATACAGTCTACATAATGGAGGGCTCAAATGTAAAATTAATGAACTGATTTAATACAAACCTATCTAACGTATAACGCGAATGAGAATGTTGTGTAATTTCCATATCATCTCACCACCAAGGAGCCTCTGGTCACCAGCAACTTTATTCGTATACTCAAGAACATAACACCATACTAATGAATATCAAATAAAGAGCTTATCTTCATCAGTGAGAAAATGGTTAAGCTCGAGTGTTACGTAATCATTGaatactatgagagagagagagagagagagagagagagagagagagagagagagagagagagagacgctcaaGATTGTAATAAAGTAAGCTTTTTAAATGAGGAATCCTAACTTCAGTCTTATATTTTTACTCTAGTGGCAAGTGtgctaaaaaaaaggaaaaaaagttatcggaggtgaaaataataataagacggTGTCTTAAAAATTTAGTGTTTAACCGtatcaaggaaaaaatgaaaggagtatTCAATATTTCTTAAAAATAAAGTAGTTTAAAGTACTAAAGATAATGCGAGGCAAAGACAAGTCTGCATGTGTTTTCTGCACATAAATTTTCGCTATGTTGAAGTCTACAAGCTACTTTGCAATAAAAACCTCCTTTGTCCAGGGAAAAATATTCGGGGCTAAAGCCACGAATGGTCAGCCCTTACTACGACACTTGGAAAGACAGACATGTGTGTTTACAGGACCTTGGTGAATACTACTGTGGAAAGACGGCTCGTACGACactgcaacgtgtgtgtgtgtgtgtgtgtgtgtgtttgtaaaaagTAAAACTTTGGAACGCTTTACTGTGGGCTTAAACGTTTAGATTGGCGCACGGGAGGTTGGTGAAAGGTGTAGGCTGTAGGGAATGATCTATATTGTAGAGGGAAAACACAGGAAACAGTTACAAAGGGGAATTCCTCGTGAGAGAAGAGTTTCGGAAGGAGTATCACATCAGTGAAACTTGATTTGATTATGTAATTCTTTCAAATCAAATATGCACAAAGAGTCTTATTCTGCACATGGTTGTCTTTGATGATGTTTCTGAGACCATGGAATAAATTGCCAGGGGCGCCAAAAGAACTTCAGGCTGTAAGAGCCTGGCCTGGAAATTTCATGTTCAGTAATGAAAAATGTCATGCATGTAATGAacgcgagagaaagagagagagagagagagagagagagagagagagagagagagagagagagtatgtaggtaggtaggtaggtaggtaggtaggtaggtaggtaggtaggtaggtaggtaggtaggtagatagatagatagatagatagatagatagatagatagatagatagatagatagatagataaagaacagCAATACATACTTAACATAGGCGCCTGAAGTGGCGACTACTACTGTATTGGTCCACATCACAGCATGGCCATGGTAAggtaggaagagagatgaagctTTCCTGCACCTCCCTCCAGAAATACTACTTACCTGAACCACGTGAAGGCGTCTCTGTTTATCGCGGCCTGACATCCTGGTGAGTTAGAGCGATGCTGGGTGCCGTGATCGCTTCGTCCGGCACCTTCACGCCATTAATCTAGTGTGGAGAAGAGATAggaacataaataaaacaaaacaagataacGAAGAAAAGTGCCAGATAcatatatagtatttttttcctatcaacCTGAAACCAACACTAATAAGAAAACTGATGAAACCAAGTGATAAAGCGGTCGTGTTTCTTTCTTGTGCCACACATTGAAACTGTGGAAGACAAGACGACACCACGCCAATTTACGGCGCCACACGACCCTCAGCACACGTGGCTTCTGGCCTATCAACAGGTACACACACTCCTCTCGGCATACGCCCCTGCTGCAGCACAAATAGCCCGCCAAGAATTAACTCCAGACGAATGGACACCCGTGCAACTCTGGCATGAcccccaccatctctctctctctctctctctctcttggatctAAAAGCGTCTGGTGTTGCTCCAAGATGTTCAGCCTCAGCAGCTCCACGCCCCTTTGCTTGGGGTTGGGCTGAGAGAAGACTATTGAGCTTATAATTTCTCTCGCCGTTTCCTTCTGCGGAAAAGCTGCGGCAACCTATAGGTAGCATACAGGAGGCACGTATGTACGATCAGGGACGATGTAAATCACGTCAGTTTGATCTTCATTCCATTAGAAACTACTttaaactctttcttcttttctagtggatgaaaatgaaaaatattttacttccttcattttctttttttgtgcacTGGGTCAGTCTGCATATAATGTAAGAAAAAGTTTAgtctgcttttatttttctatattcttttctaagaggaagaggaaaaaaaaagcttagtcTGTTCTAATTCTTGAAATGATCAAAGaagaagggagtgaggaagggaggccaTCCGGAAGGAAAGCTCACAGTGGAAAGACATGAGTAACTTGAAAAGAGGTTTAAAATGGCTATAAAGttataatcgtgtgtgtgtgtgtgtgtgtgtgtgtgtgtgtgtgtgtgtgtgtgtgtgtgtgtgtgtgtgtgtgtgtgtgtgtgtgtgtgtgtgtgtgtatgtgtgatggagggagggagagaggagaacatGTAACAATAAGAATGCAGTAAGTTCACCGCCAACCCATAcaactaataaaataattttcTCCATTGCTTTACATCATGAATATTGTATAACAGGGAGAGGCTATCAGGGTGTTAAATAGGTACGTGCACTTCCCTACACTACAACGCACATATGCTACTGTGATGTATCGAGTAACAGCTGGGGTGTTGATCTAGGTCACTCACTTGACAGATGAATCAGGGTTGTTACCAGCACGTGTCAGTTTCACAGGTGAGACTTGCAAGAACTGTCTGACAGGTAATATACTGGTTCTAATGGCATACTGCGCACCTTTTTGCTCCTGGCACGTATTCAAATGCcctttaaaaaaataatgagtgaaagaatTCATAAGCAATTTCCTGGACCTTACTCAGAGTTGGCAGGAGGCGCGGGGCCTAAAATATACCCGGGAAGTGGCGAGGTTtgagggtggtgggtggtgcgcGCATCCCAGTATAAAGAcacacccttcctctctttccttagtCGACGGCTTGCTATCGTGGTGACGGACGTCGCTCAGTGACCCGGTGAATTTAGATCAGACACCGCAATGTCTTCAGTCCAGAAGAAGACCACCACTAAAACCACTAAAACTGTGACCACCAAGAAAACGGAACATGTGCAATCGTCCTCGGTGGACCAGTCTGCCGATGTGCAAGGCGCCATCGCACAAAAAGCCAACACCCTCTCAATTGTCAAGAAAGGTCAGTTTTTAAATGACGCGTACTTTGAGGACACCCGCCAAGACTTCCAGGACGCCATTCAAGATGTGCTAACAAAGTGGGGCGACAAGTCAAAGCCGACCAATGATATTAACAGTTACAGGGACCTCAGAACTCGGGACCTTCGTGATGAAAATCAGGCCATAAAATCATCCGAGGACCAGCGTTACCATAAGGTGAATAACCCTGGCCCGTGCGCACTGCTATACAGGCTTCATGCATTACCAACGGAAAAGGTTACGTATGTGAATTGTACAATGATAATTTTCCCAttccatctatttattattagaTCGTAGTGGACGTTCAGGACTTCATCAATGGAGGGGACGTGAGCGTGAAGACCCTCGATGAAGTGGAGATAGTGGTGGAGGGACGCGTCCAAAAGAAAGTAGGCAATACTACCTCCACTAAGAGCTTCAAGCGGACCTTCATTCTCCCCGACATTGTGCCCGAGTCCATCACTTCTGTGGTGTCTTCCGACGGTGTGCTTATCATCAAGGCTCTCAAAAAGGTTGGTTTCCTAACTGCTGTGTTTGGGACACTGGCTTGTCAGTACATCAATACACGTACATGATAATAACCTGAACAAGTTTAAACAGATGACCTAACCTTCCTTCATCCGGAGACATAAATGCTACCACTCAGTTCCATACatgtattgttattatgatcattatgatcattactattattaccagtattattattattattatgaggcgGGCGATGTTTATGGTCTTGTCATACCACAGGAATCAGAACAGGACGTGAGTGAGTCCGTCACTGTCCAGAAAAAAGTTGTGACGAAGCAACAGACTTCCACCTCCACTGTCGCGACAAGCGGCCAGCAGGATGTCAAGCAGATCGCTATCAATGTGCAGGAGACTCACCCCACTGTGACCAGTCCTCAGCctgaacagcagcaacagacgGTAACCGTGACCAAACAGGTTACGTCTACCACCAGCGACAAGGGCAGCAAGCCACTGCCGATCACAAAGAAGGGCGGCTTCTTTGAAGACACCTTCTTCGAGGATTGCCGCAAGCACTACCAGACGGCGGTGAAGCAAGTGTTGCAGAAGTTCAACGTGACTTCCGCTGGCACTGATGACATCACAACATACCGCAACTTGCGCCAGAAGGACCTTAGGGAGGAGAACCAAGTCGCGACCGTTGATGATGAGGAACAATTCCAAAAGGTCAGTATTCATGATGCTTCCACCACTTAAATACGCACGTAATTCCGTTATTACTttacttgctgctgctgctactggtgctaCTATTGTTATTCCTGCAGTCAATTACGTCTATTCTTGCTGTCTGTTCGTGCGGGGAATGATCATGAGACGAATCTAATAGAGACTTGTTAGAAAAGGGACaattttcactatcattatcattaccaagaGGTTAAGAACAGCAGAGATCCCACATACTTGGCGACCAAACTTGCCAAGATATTAAAGAAAGGCGTTCATGGTGAGGAATCAGTTGTAGTTGCCTCCTTCCATGTCTTAGAGATGTaggcttcaatttttttttcaatgaaaaTCTCAACCTATCTTGGAGTAAAGTTCACGACTTGTCTTTAGAACACTTCACATGACAAGTCTCGCATGCAAATCGGTATAATTTAAAAAAGAGACACCAAAAATGAAATGTTCATAcctatttatacatatatatatatgaaataaataaatacggaGAATATTGCACGTTAGAAATCAGTTTAATTCTAATACCGTGGCCATAACCTGTCTCATGGAATACTCTTTAAAGAACTCAAAGATACATCTAGAAAACGTTTCTTTCCAGATCATTGTGGACGTCAAAGATTTTATGAACGGCGGCGAAGTGACCGTGAAGACCGTGGATGACAGGGAGGTGGTCATCGAGGGTCGCGTCGAGAAGAAGGAGGGTAACAAGACTACCATCAAAAGCTTCTGCAAACGCTTCGTCCTGCCAGAAGACATCCTTGTAGAGTCCGTGACGTCTGTTGCATCATCTGATGGAGTGCTCACCATCACAGCGCCAAGGAAGgtaaggccagagagagagagagagagagagagagagagagagagagagagagagagagagagagagagagagagagagagagagagagagagagagagagagagagagagagagagagagagagtgggggggtggaggagaaacagagagagtgTTTCCATCTATTAACGTAAACTTGGTTTCAGCCTTCAGAAGGTAAAGACGTGAGCGATTCCGTCACTGTCCAGAAAACAGTTGTGACGAAGCAACAGACTTCCACCTCCACTGTCGCGACAAGCGGCCAGCAGGATGTCAAGCAGATCGCTATCAATGTGCAGGAGACTCACCCCACTGTGACCAGTCCTCAGCctgaacagcagcaacagacgGTAACCGTGACCAAACAGGTTACGTCTACCACCAGCGACAAGGGCAGCAAGCCACTGCCGATCACAAAGAAGGGCGGCTTCTTTGAAGACACCTTCTTCGAGGATTGCCGCAAGCACTACCAGACTGCGGTGAAGCAAGTGTTGCAGAAGTTCAACGTGACTTCCACTGGCACTGATGACATCACAACATACCGCAACTTGCGCCAGAAGGACCTTAGGGAGGAGAACCAAGTCGCGACCGTTGATGAAAGCACCGATGTTCACAAAGtaagtgacttttttttattaaatttatcAATAAGATCTTTTGCATGACTGGAATGAAAGCTTATTTCCATCACAACGCTTATTCCAGATCATTGTGGATGTGAAAGACTTTACGGACGGTGGCGAGGTGACTGTGAAGACCGTGGACGAGAGGGAGATAGTTATCGAGGGTCGCATcgagaagaaggaaggcaacAAGACCACCATCAAACGCTTCTGCAAACGCTTTATCTTGCCTGAGGACATCCTTGTGGAATCCGTGACGTCTGTGGTATCTTCTGATGGAGTGCTCACCATCACAGCAAGGAAGAAGGTGGACTTGCAAGCCCTGTATATACTCACAATGAGATTATAGTCATACAGATGTGTTTTCTAACAGTGACTAACAAGCCATTATTCACtataattcatttatttgttatttgttgttgtgatgatgataatgatgatgacgatgactatgatgatgatgatgataataataataataatagtaataataataataatgaaaataatgataataacaacaacaactataataataatgataataataataataatgataataatgataacaataacaataataatagtaacttattattattaatattattattattattattattattattattattattattattattattattaatattattactattattattactattattgttataattattattattgttattattattattattattattattattattattattattattattgttattattattattattattattattattattattattattattattattattattattattattattattattattattattattattattattattattattattattattattattattattattattattattattattattattattattattattattattattattattattattattattattattattattatataataataataataataataataattattattattattattattattattattattattattatcattatccttacTATTATAATAATTGTCATCATAACCATTTTGTAAATGCTGTCAAAAGTAAAAGCATGTCATTGTTACAGGTTGTTGACAGTGGAGCTGAGACGACACAAGTCATTCAGAAAAAGATTACTTCAACAGTACAAACCCAACAAGTGACGGACAAATCCTCAGAGgtgcaagagaaaaaagacactcAGCAGACTAAAGTCACAAAAATCAAGAAGACCAAAGTCGTcaccattacctccaccacTGTTCCCTTCTTTAATGACCCGACTTACATTGAGGATGTCAAGGACTTCCAAgaggccatcaccaccatcatcaagaaGATGAACTTAACAATCAAAGACACTGATACTTTCACTGCTTACAGAAACCGTCGCAAGATCAACCCTAGAAATGAAAATCAGGCCATTTCCGAAAAAGAAACCGACACCGTGAAAAAGGTGCGTCAAGTGATACTATACCGTTCCTGTGTGAGAAATCATTCATTCTGCAGGCTTTCACTTAGGTGTATTTGTTTTCTTGACGTTCCATGACACATTCTAAACCTTTCCATTATACAGCACGGCAACACGCACATGACTCTAACCTAGCATAGGACAGTTCTGTACAAAGATATCACCACTCATTAGAAAGTTTTTACAGGGTACAGATACAACACTCTTAGCATcttaaaacgtgtgtgtgtgtgtgtgtgtgtgtgtgtgtgtgtgtgtgtgtccatcccgTTCGGGATTTACGGGGCATGGTTCTAGCAGTCACCTGATGATCATATATGCCAATTAGAGAATGACGAATCATTTTATGATTTTATGTACATAAAATCAAACTCTCAAAATTGAACTTAAAGCATATAAACAATTCCAGATTATCATGGACGTATGTGACTTCATCGGCGGTGTGACAGTGAAGGTGGACGAACAGATACTGACAGTGGAAGGGAAAGGCAATAGACACACAGAGGGTGGTGGCGTCCAGACCTTCAGCTTCAACCGCCAGTTCATTCTGCCTGATGATGTGAATCCTGACGACATCACAGCCGTCATGACTCCTGAGGGAAtccttatcatcaccatcatcacgaaGCAAGCTGTCACCTCATCGATGgtcacaaagaaagaaactcacgtcaagaaggaaataacagaagtgaaggaagaacctAAGAAAGTCCCTACTGAGGACGTCACTCAGAAaacaaccacaactactacgAAGACCACCAGGACCGTCACCATTACTACCAAAGGTCCATTCTTCAACGACCCGACCTTCGTGGAGGACGTCAAGGACTTCCAGGAGGCCATCACCACAATTATCAAGAAGCTGAATTTGACTGTCACCGAGGATATTTTCACTGTCTACAGGAACTACCGCAAGAACAACCCAAAAATTGAAAATCAAGCCGTCTCGCAAAAAGACACAGACACCATTAAGAAGGTAAGACATTTTGCTAATCTACGGAACAGGAAGTATTATTCTGTAGAGGCGTTGACGTtaaaaagagatggaacagTTGCTACTTTGAAAATTAATAGACCTTCAATGCGCATAATGCATTGTATCTTCTATAAGATTAAAGATATCTGAAACTAAGTAAGCATTTCGTTTCTAAGAAAAAGTGCAAGAGAGCGGGTTTGAAGATTATATGAATCTAGTTGCCGATATAGTTTATCACCATATTTACTTTTGTGTTCATTCTTAAAGCATTCGCAGAATCTCACAAAATTATAAA
The sequence above is drawn from the Portunus trituberculatus isolate SZX2019 chromosome 41, ASM1759143v1, whole genome shotgun sequence genome and encodes:
- the LOC123516543 gene encoding uncharacterized protein LOC123516543 isoform X32; translation: MSSVQKKTTTKTTKTVTTKKTEHVQSSSVDQSADVQGAIAQKANTLSIVKKGQFLNDAYFEDTRQDFQDAIQDVLTKWGDKSKPTNDINSYRDLRTRDLRDENQAIKSSEDQRYHKIVVDVQDFINGGDVSVKTLDEVEIVVEGRVQKKVGNTTSTKSFKRTFILPDIVPESITSVVSSDGVLIIKALKKESEQDVSESVTVQKKVVTKQQTSTSTVATSGQQDVKQIAINVQETHPTVTSPQPEQQQQTVTVTKQVTSTTSDKGSKPLPITKKGGFFEDTFFEDCRKHYQTAVKQVLQKFNVTSAGTDDITTYRNLRQKDLREENQVATVDDEEQFQKIIVDVKDFMNGGEVTVKTVDDREVVIEGRVEKKEGNKTTIKSFCKRFVLPEDILVESVTSVASSDGVLTITAPRKPSEGKDVSDSVTVQKTVVTKQQTSTSTVATSGQQDVKQIAINVQETHPTVTSPQPEQQQQTVTVTKQVTSTTSDKGSKPLPITKKGGFFEDTFFEDCRKHYQTAVKQVLQKFNVTSTGTDDITTYRNLRQKDLREENQVATVDESTDVHKIIVDVKDFTDGGEVTVKTVDEREIVIEGRIEKKEGNKTTIKRFCKRFILPEDILVESVTSVVSSDGVLTITARKKVVDSGAETTQVIQKKITSTVQTQQVTDKSSEVQEKKDTQQTKVTKIKKTKVVTITSTTVPFFNDPTYIEDVKDFQEAITTIIKKMNLTIKDTDTFTAYRNRRKINPRNENQAISEKETDTVKKIIMDVCDFIGGVTVKVDEQILTVEGKGNRHTEGGGVQTFSFNRQFILPDDVNPDDITAVMTPEGILIITIITKQAVTSSMVTKKETHVKKEITEVKEEPKKVPTEDVTQKTTTTTTKTTRTVTITTKGPFFNDPTFVEDVKDFQEAITTIIKKLNLTVTEDIFTVYRNYRKNNPKIENQAVSQKDTDTIKKIVIDVCDFVGNVTVKVVDRELVIEGEGKRPTETGTTQTFKFNRRFSLPDDVTPDDITAVMSSEGVLVITIIRKIKVTQVKDTTETKKTTTSTTKTTRTVTITTTKTTFFNEPTFVEDVKDFQEAIMTIIKKLNLTVTETDVFTAYRNKRMINPRNENQAISEKETDTIKKIIMDVCDFIGCVTVKVDEQILTVEGKGNRHTEGGGVQTFSFNRQFILPDDVNPDDVTAVMTTEGILIITIIKRKTVTSSVVTKEQTQIKKEITEVEAKKTPTPEQPKKVPVEEPKKTPEEPKKAPEAPKAPEEPKKAPEAPKAPEEPKKAPEAPKAPEEPKKAPEAPKAPEEPKKAPEAPKAPEEPKKAPEAPKAPEEPKKAPEAPKAPEEPKKAPEEPKKAPEAPKAPEEPKKAPEAPTAPEEPKKAPETPKAPEEPKKAPEAPKAPEAPKAPEEPKKAPEAPKAPEAPKAPEEPKKAPEAPKAPEAPKAPEEPKKAPEAPKAPEEPKKAPEAPKAPEALKAPEEPKKAPEAPKAPEEPKKAPEAPKASEEAKKAPEAPKAPEAPKAPEAPKAPEEAKKVPEAPKAPEEPKEDVSKKTTTKTTTKTTRTVTITTKGSFFKDSTFVEDVKDFQEAITTIVKKLNLTVTEDVFTVYRNYRKNNPKNENQAVSQKDTDTTKKIVIDVCDFLENVTVKIVEHELVIEGEGKRPTETGAIQTFKFNRRFSLPEDVTPDDVTAVISSEGILIITIIRRIKITQTKKDTTDVQQKETKKVATTEEDVTKKTTTTTTKITKTVTITTKGPFFNDPSFVEDVKDFQEAITTIIKTLKLTATEGCFHRLQELPQEQPKERKPSCLTERYGHHQEDRD